The proteins below come from a single Saccharopolyspora sp. SCSIO 74807 genomic window:
- a CDS encoding thiol-disulfide oxidoreductase DCC family protein, with amino-acid sequence MSTPVLVYDGDCGFCTRSVRLAEKLPLRAELTPWQEADLAALRTTEQRARHEVLWVNEEGRVFGGARAVAELLKHCGVPWSVLGVLISAPVLRTLADLAYRWVSANRHRLPGATPACQLPAEQRPGA; translated from the coding sequence ATGTCCACACCGGTTCTGGTCTACGACGGTGACTGCGGTTTCTGCACGCGCAGCGTGCGGCTGGCCGAAAAGCTGCCGCTGCGCGCGGAGCTGACGCCCTGGCAGGAGGCCGACCTCGCCGCGTTGCGCACCACCGAGCAGCGGGCGCGGCACGAGGTGCTCTGGGTCAACGAGGAAGGTCGCGTGTTCGGTGGGGCGCGTGCGGTGGCCGAACTGCTCAAGCATTGCGGCGTGCCGTGGTCGGTGCTCGGCGTGCTGATCTCGGCTCCGGTGCTGCGGACCCTTGCTGACCTGGCGTATCGCTGGGTTTCAGCCAACCGCCACCGGCTGCCAGGTGCCACGCCGGCCTGTCAGCTGCCTGCCGAGCAGCGGCCCGGCGCCTGA
- a CDS encoding NAD(P)H-quinone dehydrogenase, with the protein MTRIVIMGGGPAGYEAALVAAQNGADVTLVEPDGLGGACVLYDCVPSKTFIASAGARSAVRDAGELGIRAVADGIEPEVAVVHGRVKGLALAQSADIRSRVRREGVQVIAGRARFTNPATGLAQHHIGVERLDGGVDELVADVVLIATGATPRVLPGAVPDGERILDWRQLYDLPELPDHLAVIGSGVTGVEFASAYTEMGVKVTMVSSRDRVLPHEDADAAGVLEEVFAERGTEVVKHARAERVERTDKGVLVHLADGRQVEASHALMTVGSVPNTGDIGLDRIGLETDGGGYVPVDRVSRTKVPGVYAAGDCTGLLLLASVAAMQGRIAMWHSLGEGVSPIKLKTVAANVFTHPEIATVGISQQAIDSGEVPARTVKLPLATNPRAKMEGLRRGFLKVFCRPQTGVVVGGVVVAPNASELVLPIALAVQNQITVDNLANTFSVYPSLTGSLTEAGRQLMRHDDLD; encoded by the coding sequence GTGACCCGCATCGTGATCATGGGAGGCGGGCCTGCGGGCTACGAGGCGGCTCTGGTCGCAGCGCAGAACGGGGCCGACGTGACGCTGGTGGAGCCGGATGGCCTCGGCGGTGCGTGCGTGCTCTACGACTGCGTCCCCTCGAAGACCTTCATCGCTTCCGCGGGGGCCAGGTCGGCCGTGCGCGACGCCGGTGAGTTGGGCATCCGTGCGGTCGCGGACGGCATCGAGCCCGAGGTCGCCGTGGTGCACGGCCGGGTCAAGGGGCTCGCGCTGGCGCAGTCCGCGGACATCCGCTCGCGGGTGCGCCGGGAAGGTGTGCAGGTCATCGCCGGCCGGGCGCGATTCACCAACCCGGCAACCGGCTTGGCCCAGCACCACATCGGTGTCGAACGCCTCGACGGCGGAGTGGACGAGCTGGTCGCCGACGTGGTGCTGATCGCCACCGGTGCCACGCCGCGGGTGCTTCCCGGCGCGGTGCCGGACGGCGAACGCATCCTGGACTGGCGGCAGCTCTACGACCTGCCGGAACTGCCGGATCACCTGGCGGTCATCGGGTCCGGTGTCACCGGCGTCGAGTTCGCCTCCGCCTACACCGAGATGGGCGTGAAGGTCACCATGGTCTCCAGCCGGGACCGGGTGCTGCCGCACGAGGACGCCGACGCGGCAGGCGTGCTGGAAGAGGTCTTCGCCGAGCGCGGTACCGAGGTCGTCAAGCACGCCCGTGCGGAACGAGTGGAGCGCACCGACAAGGGCGTGCTGGTGCACCTCGCCGACGGCAGGCAGGTCGAGGCGAGCCACGCGTTGATGACCGTGGGTTCGGTGCCCAACACCGGTGACATCGGGCTGGACCGAATCGGCCTGGAGACCGACGGCGGCGGCTACGTACCGGTGGACCGGGTGTCCCGCACGAAGGTTCCCGGGGTGTACGCGGCGGGCGACTGCACCGGTCTGCTGCTGCTGGCGTCGGTGGCGGCGATGCAGGGACGCATCGCGATGTGGCACTCGCTGGGCGAGGGCGTCAGCCCGATCAAGCTGAAAACGGTCGCGGCCAACGTGTTCACCCATCCCGAGATCGCAACGGTCGGGATCAGCCAGCAGGCGATCGACTCCGGCGAAGTCCCCGCGCGGACGGTGAAACTGCCGTTGGCGACGAATCCGCGGGCCAAGATGGAAGGTCTGCGGCGGGGTTTCCTGAAGGTGTTCTGCCGCCCGCAGACCGGTGTCGTCGTCGGTGGCGTGGTCGTCGCGCCGAACGCCAGCGAACTCGTGCTGCCCATCGCGCTGGCGGTGCAGAACCAGATCACCGTGGACAACTTGGCGAACACGTTCTCGGTGTACCCGTCGCTGACGGGCTCGCTGACCGAGGCCGGGCGCCAGCTGATGCGCCACGACGACCTCGACTGA